The Punica granatum isolate Tunisia-2019 chromosome 4, ASM765513v2, whole genome shotgun sequence genome has a window encoding:
- the LOC116204510 gene encoding ABC transporter B family member 2-like — MIKTGSFSGKTGDTEDSDKVVNGKEDRGPSSTKKTQKVSFLKLFSFADFYDYVLMAVGSVGACIHGVSVPVFFIFFGKLINIIGLAYLFPKEASHKVAKYSLDFVYLSVAILFSSWIEVACWMHTGERQAAKMRMAYLRSMLSQDISLFDTESSTGEVIAAITSDIIIVQDALSEKVGNFMHYISRFLGGFIIGFVRVWQISLVTLSIVPLIALAGGIYAYVATGLIVRVRKSYVKAGEIAEEVIGNVRTVQAFAGEERAVRSYRAALVNTYKYGRKAGLAKGLGLGSLHCVLFLSWALLVWFTSIVVHKNIANGGDSFTTMLNVVIAGLSLGQAAPDISAFVRAKSAAYPIFQMIERSTVSKVSSKTGRKLDKLEGHIQFKDVTFSYPSRRDVVIFDKLSLEIPPGKIVALVGGSGSGKSTVISLIERFYEPLSGKILLDRNDIRELDLKWLRQKVGLVSQEPALFATTIRENILYGKDDATLGEIQHAAKLSEALSFINNLPDRFETQVGERGVQLSGGQKQRIAISRAIVKNPLILLLDEATSALDAESEKSVQEALDRAMVGRTTVVVAHRLSTIRNADVIAVVQNGKIVETGNHDELMANPNSVYASLVQVQEAAPLQRYPSQGPTMGRPLSIKYSRELSRTTTSFGASFRSDKDSIGRAGIDGGETFKPRHVSSQRLYSMVAPDWVYGVFGTVCALIAGAQMPLFALGVSQALVSYYMGWETTQHEVKKISLLFCGAAVITVIVHGIAHCSFGIMGERLTLRVRERMFAAILKNEIGWFDDMNNASGMLSSRLETDATLLRTVVVDRATILLQNLGLIVGSFIIAFILNWRITLVVIATYPLVISGHISEKLFMRGYGGDLSKAYLRANMLAGEAVSNIRTVAAFCAEDKVLDLYSRELIEPSRRSFSRGQMAGIFYGISQFFIFSAYGLALWYGSVLMGKELASFKSVMKSFMVLIVTALAMGETLAMAPDLLKGNQMVASVFEVLDRKTEVMGDVGEELAVVEGTIELRGVHFSYPSRPDVVIFRDFDLKVRSGKSMALVGQSGSGKSSVLALILRFYDPTSGKVMIDGKDIKRLKLKSLRKHIGLVQQEPALFATSIYENILYGKEGASEGEVIEAAKLANAHSFISALPEGYSTKVGERGVQLSGGQKQRVAIARAVLKNPEILLLDEATSALDVESERVVQQALDRLMSNRTTVMVAHRLSTIKNADQISVIQDGKIIEQGTHSSLVENRDGAYFKLISLQQQRQQY, encoded by the exons ATGATCAAGACAGGCTCGTTCTCCGGCAAGACCGGGGACACCGAGGACTCGGATAAGGTCGTCAATGGCAAAGAAGACAGAGGGCCGTCCTCGACGAAGAAGACCCAGAAGGTGTCATTCCTGAAGCTGTTCTCGTTTGCCGACTTCTACGACTACGTGCTCATGGCGGTGGGATCGGTGGGCGCGTGCATTCACGGCGTCTCCGTCcctgtcttcttcatcttctttggCAAGCTGATAAACATCATCGGGCTGGCTTACCTCTTTCCTAAAGAAGCTTCCCATAAAGTTGCGAAG TACTCACTGGATTTTGTCTACCTCAGTGTGGCCATATTATTCTCATCATGGATAG AGGTAGCATGTTGGATGCACACCGGAGAAAGGCAGGCTGCAAAGATGAGGATGGCTTACTTGAGGTCGATGCTGAGTCAAGACATCAGCCTGTTTGACACCGAATCATCCACCGGAGAAGTCATAGCTGCCATCACTAGTGATATTATCATCGTTCAAGACGCTCTCTCCGAGAAG GTAGGGAACTTCATGCATTACATAAGCCGATTCCTCGGAGGCTTTATCATCGGGTTTGTGAGGGTTTGGCAAATCAGTCTTGTGACGCTGTCTATCGTACCATTAATAGCCCTGGCTGGTGGTATCTATGCTTATGTTGCAACTGGCCTTATTGTCCGGGTTCGCAAGTCTTATGTCAAGGCCGGTGAAATAGCAGAAGAG GTGATTGGGAACGTTAGAACAGTACAAGCATTTGCTGGGGAAGAACGGGCAGTGAGATCATACAGAGCGGCTCTCGTAAACACGTACAAGTACGGGAGGAAGGCAGGCTTGGCAAAGGGATTGGGACTCGGCTCTCTGCACTGTGTGCTTTTCCTCTCATGGGCCCTCCTCGTGTGGTTCACAAGCATCGTCGTGCACAAGAATATCGCCAACGGAGGCGATTCTTTCACCACCATGCTTAATGTCGTCATTGCTGGCCT GTCACTAGGACAGGCAGCACCAGATATTTCGGCCTTCGTGCGAGCCAAGTCAGCGGCTTATCCCATCTTCCAGATGATTGAGAGGAGCACTGTCAGCAAAGTGAGCTCAAAGACGGGTCGGAAGCTAGACAAACTCGAGGGCCACATTCAGTTCAAAGACGTGACTTTCAGTTACCCATCCCGGCGCGATGTGGTGATCTTCGATAAGCTCAGCCTTGAGATCCCCCCGGGGAAGATCGTGGCCCTTGTCGGGGGGAGTGGGTCAGGGAAGAGCACCGTGATATCGCTGATCGAACGGTTCTACGAGCCACTCTCAGGAAAGATTTTATTGGACAGGAATGATATCAGGGAGCTCGACCTCAAGTGGCTCAGGCAGAAAGTTGGGCTTGTTAGTCAGGAGCCTGCCCTCTTCGCGACAACAATAAGGGAGAACATTCTCTATGGAAAAGATGACGCTACCCTTGGCGAGATACAACATGCTGCGAAACTGTCCGAGGCTTTGTCATTCATTAACAACCTTCCTGACAGATTTGAAACTCAG gtgggagagagaggagtaCAGCTATCCGGCGGGCAAAAGCAGAGGATCGCAATATCTCGTGCGATAGTCAAGAACCCGTTGATCCTATTACTTGATGAGGCGACGAGCGCGCTAGATGCTGAGTCCGAAAAGAGTGTGCAGGAGGCTTTGGACCGAGCAATGGTGGGAAGAACAACTGTTGTAGTCGCCCATAGGCTCTCCACCATTAGGAACGCAGATGTGATCGCAGTCGTTCAAAATGGGAAGATCGTCGAGACAGGGAACCATGATGAGCTGATGGCAAACCCCAACAGCGTGTACGCTTCTCTTGTTCAGGTCCAAGAAGCCGCTCCTTTGCAGCGGTATCCCTCTCAGGGCCCCACGATGGGTCGGCCTCTCAG CATAAAATACTCGAGGGAGCTGTCCCGAACCACAACAAGCTTTGGTGCGAGTTTCCGGTCTGATAAAGATTCCATCGGACGTGCTGGTATCGACGGAGGAGAGACCTTCAAGCCGAGGCATGTCTCCTCCCAAAGGCTGTACTCGATGGTGGCACCTGACTGGGTTTATGGCGTGTTTGGCACGGTTTGCGCCCTTATTGCCGGAGCTCAGATGCCGCTGTTTGCCCTTGGAGTCTCCCAAGCCCTCGTGTCTTATTACATGGGCTGGGAGACGACTCAGCATGAGGTCAAGAAGATTTCACTGCTCTTCTGCGGGGCTGCGGTGATCACTGTGATCGTTCACGGCATCGCTCACTGCTCTTTCGGTATCATGGGTGAGCGGCTCACTCTTCGCGTCCGTGAAAGAATGTTTGCAG CCATCCTGAAAAATGAAATCGGGTGGTTCGATGATATGAATAATGCTAGCGGGATGCTCTCGTCACGCCTGGAGACGGATGCAACTCTCTTAAGAACTGTAGTAGTTGATCGTGCAACCATCCTTCTGCAGAATCTGGGTTTGATCGTTGGATCATTCATCATAGCCTTCATCCTGAACTGGAGGATAACACTTGTGGTCATTGCTACTTACCCCTTAGTCATCAGCGGTCACATAAGTGAG AAACTCTTCATGAGAGGCTACGGTGGTGATCTGAGCAAAGCATATCTAAGGGCCAATATGTTAGCTGGCGAGGCTGTCAGTAATATTCGCACCGTGGCAGCATTCTGCGCTGAAGATAAGGTTCTTGACCTTTACTCCCGAGAGCTCATTGAGCCTTCAAGACGTTCTTTTAGTCGGGGCCAGATGGCGGGAATATTCTATGGCATCTCCCagttcttcatcttctctgCTTATGGCCTTGCCTTATG GTATGGCTCGGTTTTGATGGGAAAGGAGCTGGCTAGCTTCAAGTCGGTCATGAAATCATTCATGGTGCTTATCGTGACAGCATTAGCAATGGGAGAGACCTTGGCCATGGCACCAGACCTTCTAAAAGGGAATCAAATGGTGGCATCCGTCTTTGAAGTTTTGGATAGAAAGACCGAGGTGATGGGCGATGTCGGGGAGGAACTGGCTGTTGTGGAGGGCACAATCGAGCTGAGGGGAGTCCACTTTAGCTACCCCTCGAGACCCGATGTTGTCATTTTCCGGGACTTTGATCTCAAGGTCCGCTCAGGCAAGAGCATGGCATTGGTGGGGCAGAGCGGCTCAGGAAAAAGCTCAGTGCTTGCTCTCATCCTTCGGTTCTATGACCCAACTTCTGGGAAAGTGATGATTGATG GGAAAGACATCAAGAGACTGAAGCTGAAGTCACTGCGAAAGCACATCGGTTTAGTCCAACAAGAGCCAGCACTCTTTGCAACATCAATCTATGAAAATATCCTCTACGGGAAAGAAGGAGCCTCTGAAGGGGAGGTGATTGAAGCAGCTAAGCTTGCAAACGCCCATAGCTTCATAAGTGCCCTTCCAGAGGGCTACTCCACGAAAGTCGGGGAACGCGGGGTCCAACTCTCGGGTGGACAGAAGCAGAGGGTGGCCATTGCTAGGGCGGTTCTTAAGAACCCTGAGATTTTGCTACTCGACGAGGCAACTAGTGCCCTAGATGTAGAGTCGGAGCGGGTCGTGCAGCAAGCACTCGACAGGCTGATGAGCAACCGGACGACTGTCATGGTGGCGCATAGGCTATCGACCATTAAGAATGCAGATCAAATCTCAGTGATACAAGACGGTAAGATAATCGAGCAAGGGACGCATTCTAGCCTCGTGGAGAATAGGGATGGGGCGTACTTCAAGTTGATTAGCCTCCAGCAACAGCGACAACAGTACTAG